The Lolium rigidum isolate FL_2022 chromosome 2, APGP_CSIRO_Lrig_0.1, whole genome shotgun sequence genomic interval TCTTCTTTGTATGATCTTATTTGAAAAAAAGATACTATCTCAGAGCATAGATACGTCAtaactgtatgcttttatttagcAAAATAAGTTCTGGTATGCGTCTCTAACAGCTAGAGAAGATATGTTTCAGTGCTTACGATGTTATAGGAGCTCAGAATTACCGCCGACCACTCATTCGGCTCAATCGAATTGTGCCCGAAGTACATAAACAATTTGATATTCTAACAGTATCACAGCTGTTTCCAGAAGGCCATAGAGGCCTCGCCAGGGAGAACGACGCCTTCCCTGCTAATATAGACAGTATGGCATGCAACATGTCGGTAAGTTCTTCAAATTTCTGATGGCACCATCACATTGTTCACTCGATCTGAAGTGTATTATCTTCTGATATGCTTTACATAAAAATAGGGTTACCAGTGAATAGCTAAAGAGATTGGCAATAAGTGGAAATCAGTTTCAGAAGACAGGCTCCAAGGGATATTGCACACGTAGTGAGTACCTTGCATGATAGAAATTCATCATTCCTAACTCACACTGTCCGCTCCCTTGTTACTGTTAACATTTTTAGATTCTGTGTCTTAAGTGATCAATGATCATCCGTTTACCTGTTCTATCCAGGTATCTGGGGTACGCACGTCTGAAGATGGTGCCTGACTGAGTGCATTTTCCATCTCCGATTTATGCTCATTGACAAGATCCTGAAGTTGGTGCTGAATGAGCGTGTCCCCCTTAAAATGTTCCTGGTAGTCCTGGGCTATTCTTGATTTCTTAGGATTACATTAAGCATACTGATTGGGAAACTAAATCCATTTTTCCTGGTAGTCTTGGGGTATTCTTGATTTTTTAGGATTAC includes:
- the LOC124685837 gene encoding uncharacterized protein LOC124685837 — translated: MSSSPFKPSRKLRSGRPASRRSSTAGTQSYLRTMQLLSLSDYIEVEELGRLYGVFNNLSAYDVIGAQNYRRPLIRLNRIVPEVHKQFDILTVSQLFPEGHRGLARENDAFPANIDSMACNMSGYQ